One Gemmatimonadota bacterium DNA window includes the following coding sequences:
- a CDS encoding DUF2911 domain-containing protein encodes MVRVLRLNRVLSLAMPTLAALVASVAPTSVRAQSRSFVVRLGADTSRIEKVVRTGNKIDGTVVSHLPTTSVLKYAITLNADGTVASYEQGSYRGDGTPAPNSPQGVQATGIRIAFASDSVTRSWTANGQPVSRHHAVPKGTLPSIGGSYVIVEMGIAAARAAGSTSYKTISATSAQDNPSTVDLVLVSADSVEVVQQGFRTGYKLDKNGRIVRGDGSLTTQKLIGMAAGDIDADALAKGWAARDAAGQGVGVASTRDTARATLGGATVTLDYGRPAKRGREIWGALVPFDTVWRFGANAAAQLKTDKDLDIGGTTVPAGAYTVWLLPTKGTSLLVISKKTVDERGTPLWGTGYDPSQDLARIPLANHNGLPELEERFHVFFQGDLLMLHWDKAGFGVKVKAK; translated from the coding sequence ATGGTACGTGTCCTCCGCTTGAACCGCGTGCTTTCGCTCGCGATGCCCACGTTGGCGGCGCTCGTCGCCAGCGTCGCGCCGACCAGCGTCCGCGCGCAATCCCGCTCGTTTGTGGTGCGTCTTGGCGCTGACACGTCGCGTATCGAGAAGGTTGTCCGCACGGGTAATAAGATCGACGGCACCGTCGTGAGTCATCTCCCGACTACGTCCGTGCTCAAGTATGCGATCACGCTGAATGCAGACGGCACCGTGGCGAGCTACGAGCAAGGCTCCTATCGGGGCGACGGCACGCCCGCGCCGAACTCTCCGCAGGGGGTGCAGGCGACGGGGATTCGCATCGCGTTCGCGTCGGATAGTGTCACGCGGTCGTGGACGGCCAATGGCCAGCCGGTGTCGCGCCATCACGCCGTGCCAAAGGGAACGCTCCCGAGCATCGGCGGCTCGTACGTGATTGTGGAAATGGGGATCGCTGCCGCGCGCGCGGCGGGTTCTACGAGCTACAAAACGATCTCCGCCACCTCGGCGCAGGACAATCCGAGCACCGTCGATCTTGTACTGGTGAGCGCGGATTCGGTGGAAGTGGTGCAGCAAGGATTCCGCACAGGATACAAGCTCGATAAGAACGGACGCATTGTGCGCGGCGATGGCTCGCTCACGACGCAGAAGCTGATTGGAATGGCGGCGGGTGACATCGATGCCGACGCGCTCGCCAAGGGTTGGGCGGCGCGCGATGCGGCGGGGCAGGGCGTGGGCGTGGCGTCCACGCGCGACACCGCGCGCGCCACGCTCGGCGGCGCGACGGTGACGCTCGACTACGGCCGCCCCGCCAAGCGCGGACGCGAGATTTGGGGTGCCCTCGTGCCGTTCGACACCGTCTGGCGCTTTGGTGCCAACGCGGCGGCGCAGCTCAAAACCGATAAAGATCTCGATATTGGCGGAACCACCGTGCCCGCGGGCGCGTACACGGTGTGGCTACTCCCCACCAAGGGAACCTCGCTGCTGGTGATCAGCAAAAAGACGGTGGACGAGCGCGGCACGCCCCTCTGGGGCACGGGGTACGACCCGTCGCAGGACCTCGCCCGTATTCCGCTGGCGAACCACAACGGCCTCCCCGAGCTCGAGGAGCGGTTTCATGTATTTTTCCAGGGCGACCTGCTCATGCTGCACTGGGACAAAGCCGGATTTGGCGTAAAGGTAAAGGCCAAGTAA
- a CDS encoding MBL fold metallo-hydrolase, whose protein sequence is MKLTFLGTGTSFGVPQIGCACAVCHSSDPRDKRTRVGAVIEGAGTTLLIDAPPELRLQLVGSGVANVDAVLFTHDHADHTHGVDDIRAISVRRGGKLPFYGPAETLASLVHRFPYIFDDAIQVIVGTAKPEGATHVLEPGRVERIGNLDVLPVEVPHGWVRVFGYRVGPIAYVTDAKAVPDVAIEQLRGVKVLALNALFHEAHPTHLSFAEAIDTARRIGAERTYLTHLTHNDSHAELEAELPAGIAPAFDGLQVTVDE, encoded by the coding sequence GTGAAGCTCACCTTTCTCGGAACCGGCACGAGCTTTGGCGTTCCGCAGATCGGCTGCGCGTGCGCTGTGTGTCACTCAAGCGACCCGCGCGATAAACGCACGCGTGTGGGCGCCGTGATTGAGGGAGCAGGGACCACGTTGCTCATCGATGCGCCGCCGGAGCTCCGGCTCCAGCTCGTTGGGAGCGGCGTTGCAAACGTGGATGCGGTGCTCTTTACGCACGATCACGCGGATCACACGCACGGCGTGGACGACATTCGCGCGATCTCCGTGCGGCGTGGGGGCAAGTTGCCGTTTTACGGGCCGGCCGAAACGCTCGCGAGCCTCGTGCACCGTTTTCCATATATTTTTGATGATGCCATTCAGGTGATCGTCGGCACCGCAAAACCTGAGGGCGCCACGCATGTGCTGGAGCCTGGGCGGGTTGAGCGCATTGGCAACCTGGACGTACTGCCAGTTGAAGTGCCGCACGGCTGGGTGCGCGTGTTCGGATATCGGGTTGGTCCCATTGCATATGTGACCGATGCCAAAGCGGTGCCCGACGTAGCGATTGAACAGTTGCGTGGCGTCAAGGTGCTCGCGTTGAACGCGTTGTTTCACGAAGCACATCCCACGCATTTGAGTTTTGCAGAGGCAATTGACACGGCCCGCCGCATTGGCGCGGAGCGCACGTATTTGACGCACCTCACGCACAACGATTCGCACGCCGAGCTCGAAGCGGAGCTCCCGGCCGGTATCGCGCCGGCGTTCGACGGACTCCAAGTGACGGTGGACGAATGA
- the pyk gene encoding pyruvate kinase produces MTDLKTKIVATLGPASSSPEVLRALIAAGLNVARINFSHGTHAQHAATIALVRALADEAGRPVAILGDLQGPRIRIGDLPAPLEIADGSEHTFVYESLAAAGEIPVTYDHIAEDVQVGGRILVNDGLLEFVVTGVDGARVRVRTEHGGQMKSHKGMNLPGIDVSAPSLTEKDIVDIAFAVEQDLDYLALSFVRRAEDITSLRARLPKTMLIVAKIEKDSALERLEEILEASDAVMVARGDLGVELPYEAVPLAQKRIIGLANRYGRPVITATQMLESMIENPRPTRAEANDVANAVLDGTDAVMLSAETAAGAWPVLAVQAMHRIISAAETLPVTRGVGLDRLEAGTASTEETIASASVTAVRLIGASTVVVFTKSGFSARIVAARRPTVPIVVLTDQARTYRQMALVWGVVPVLVPHCKTYEQMAALAKQVIVERGLAHAGDRLVVTAGVPFDVPGSTNQLKIEVV; encoded by the coding sequence GTGACCGATTTAAAAACAAAGATTGTCGCCACGCTCGGACCGGCGTCGTCGTCGCCCGAGGTGTTGCGGGCGTTGATTGCCGCGGGGTTGAATGTGGCGCGCATCAACTTCTCGCACGGCACGCACGCGCAGCATGCGGCGACGATCGCGCTGGTTCGTGCGCTCGCCGACGAAGCGGGCCGCCCCGTTGCGATTCTCGGTGACCTGCAAGGCCCGCGCATTCGCATTGGCGACTTGCCCGCGCCGCTGGAAATTGCGGACGGGTCGGAGCACACCTTCGTCTACGAATCGCTGGCCGCGGCTGGTGAGATTCCCGTGACGTACGATCACATCGCGGAGGATGTGCAGGTCGGCGGGCGCATTCTGGTGAACGATGGATTGCTCGAGTTCGTCGTGACGGGTGTTGATGGCGCTCGCGTGCGCGTGCGCACGGAACACGGCGGTCAGATGAAGTCGCACAAGGGAATGAATCTTCCCGGTATCGATGTGTCGGCTCCGTCGCTCACCGAAAAAGACATAGTCGACATTGCCTTTGCGGTGGAGCAGGATCTCGATTATCTCGCGCTCAGTTTTGTGCGGCGCGCCGAGGATATCACGTCGCTCCGCGCCCGTCTGCCCAAGACGATGCTGATTGTGGCGAAGATCGAAAAAGACAGCGCCCTCGAGCGGCTCGAAGAAATTCTCGAAGCCTCCGATGCCGTGATGGTTGCGCGCGGCGATCTCGGCGTGGAGCTCCCGTACGAAGCGGTGCCGCTCGCGCAGAAGCGCATTATTGGGCTGGCCAATCGCTACGGCCGGCCGGTGATTACCGCCACGCAGATGTTGGAATCGATGATTGAGAACCCGCGCCCCACGCGCGCCGAAGCCAACGACGTGGCCAACGCGGTGCTCGATGGTACCGACGCCGTGATGCTCTCGGCAGAAACGGCCGCGGGCGCTTGGCCGGTACTCGCGGTGCAGGCGATGCATCGCATTATCAGTGCTGCCGAAACGTTGCCGGTGACGCGCGGTGTGGGGCTCGACCGCCTCGAAGCCGGCACGGCGAGCACCGAGGAAACCATTGCGTCGGCGTCGGTCACTGCGGTGCGGCTCATTGGGGCCTCCACGGTGGTGGTGTTTACCAAGAGCGGCTTCAGCGCTCGCATTGTGGCGGCGCGCCGCCCCACGGTACCGATTGTGGTGCTCACCGATCAGGCGCGCACCTACCGGCAGATGGCGCTCGTCTGGGGCGTGGTGCCCGTGCTCGTGCCGCACTGTAAGACGTATGAACAGATGGCGGCGCTGGCCAAGCAGGTGATCGTCGAGCGCGGGCTTGCACATGCGGGCGACCGTTTGGTGGTGACCGCGGGTGTGCCGTTCGATGTGCCCGGGAGCACCAATCAGCTCAAGATCGAAGTCGTGTGA
- a CDS encoding cobalamin-dependent protein (Presence of a B(12) (cobalamin)-binding domain implies dependence on cobalamin itself, in one of its several forms, or in some unusual lineages, dependence on a cobalamin-like analog.) — MTSELPSIDTLHPVRAVVERTGLSPDLLRAWERRYNAVTPSRSSGRQRLYSSADITRLTLLRQAVDAGWPISHVAPYTTEALQALVDKEAKSLKMASDSSNAAVSTSSGDSVLAAALQAAENHDDRALEAILRRAALYLGVDEMLEGVLSPLLFTIGSLWHQGVLRPASEHMASQVIRQTLGWMMEGAQASKAAPLVVVGTPSGHVHELGAMLAAAAGATSGWRVLYLGGNLPAADFVEAAQRTNATAVALSIVVPSDDVRLPSELRALRAALPHTKLVVGGSGSGGYERVIKEVDATRLLTLVQLRIWFNEQLNAR, encoded by the coding sequence ATGACTTCAGAGCTTCCCAGCATCGACACGCTGCATCCAGTTCGAGCCGTGGTGGAACGTACCGGATTGAGTCCTGATCTCCTGCGCGCTTGGGAACGCCGCTACAACGCGGTGACTCCGTCGCGGTCATCGGGGCGGCAGCGGCTCTACTCCAGCGCCGACATCACCCGCCTCACGCTGTTGCGTCAGGCTGTGGACGCCGGATGGCCGATCAGCCACGTCGCGCCATACACCACCGAAGCGCTGCAGGCGCTCGTCGACAAAGAAGCGAAATCGCTCAAGATGGCGAGCGACTCGAGCAACGCCGCCGTCTCAACATCATCGGGCGACTCCGTACTCGCGGCGGCGCTCCAAGCGGCTGAGAACCACGACGACCGAGCACTCGAAGCCATTCTTCGCCGCGCCGCTCTCTACCTCGGTGTGGACGAGATGCTCGAAGGGGTCCTCAGCCCCCTGCTCTTCACCATCGGCTCGCTCTGGCACCAAGGTGTGCTACGGCCTGCCAGTGAGCACATGGCCTCGCAGGTCATTCGCCAGACACTGGGCTGGATGATGGAAGGCGCGCAGGCCTCGAAGGCGGCACCGCTTGTGGTGGTGGGGACGCCGTCTGGTCACGTGCACGAGCTGGGCGCGATGCTCGCCGCTGCCGCGGGCGCCACCTCCGGATGGCGCGTGCTCTACCTCGGCGGCAATCTGCCGGCGGCCGACTTTGTGGAAGCAGCGCAGCGTACCAACGCCACGGCAGTTGCGCTGAGCATTGTGGTGCCAAGCGACGACGTGCGGCTGCCCAGCGAGTTGAGGGCATTACGCGCAGCGCTCCCGCACACCAAGCTGGTGGTGGGCGGGAGCGGATCCGGTGGCTACGAGCGCGTCATCAAGGAAGTCGATGCCACGCGCTTGCTCACGTTGGTTCAGTTACGCATCTGGTTCAACGAGCAACTGAACGCGCGCTAG
- the tal gene encoding transaldolase, giving the protein MPTPLHALLAAGQSAWLDYIDRTMLHNGELVRRIREESLTGMTSNPTIFEKALAQGTAYDAQLTSAPAGATAWELFELVETDDVRNACDIFRGVYDASLGGDGYVSIEVSPASAHDAAATVAEAHRLWANVARPNVMIKVPGTPEGCIALRRLIADGINVNVTLLFAVDAHARVIDAYLGGLEDRVAAGGDVSSISSVASFFVSRVDNEIDKRLGQIGSPSATALLGTAAIANAKMAYALFRERFAGPRWDALAAKGARVQRPLWASTGTKNPAYSDVKYVETLIGADTVNTLPPATLDAFRDHGKVARTVDTNVAEARAQLAAIAALGIDLSAVTDQLLTEGLASFQKSFDTLIAGLEGKAKALGRSVNA; this is encoded by the coding sequence ATGCCCACTCCATTGCATGCGTTGCTCGCCGCCGGTCAGTCCGCTTGGCTCGACTACATCGATCGCACCATGCTGCATAACGGCGAGCTCGTCCGTCGCATTCGCGAGGAATCGCTCACGGGGATGACGTCGAACCCGACGATTTTCGAGAAGGCGCTGGCACAGGGCACCGCATATGACGCGCAACTCACGAGCGCCCCGGCCGGCGCAACGGCGTGGGAGCTTTTTGAACTCGTAGAAACAGACGATGTGCGCAATGCCTGCGACATTTTTCGCGGCGTGTACGACGCCTCGTTGGGCGGCGACGGCTACGTCTCGATCGAAGTGAGTCCGGCGTCGGCGCATGATGCGGCGGCAACGGTCGCCGAAGCGCATCGCCTCTGGGCGAACGTGGCCCGGCCGAACGTCATGATCAAAGTGCCGGGCACGCCGGAGGGATGCATCGCGCTCCGGCGCCTGATTGCCGATGGCATCAATGTGAACGTCACGCTGCTCTTTGCCGTGGACGCCCACGCCCGTGTGATCGACGCCTACCTCGGCGGACTCGAAGACCGCGTCGCGGCGGGTGGTGACGTGTCGTCGATTTCGAGCGTGGCGAGTTTCTTTGTGAGCCGTGTGGACAACGAAATTGACAAGCGCCTCGGGCAAATCGGATCGCCCTCCGCCACCGCGTTACTCGGCACGGCCGCGATTGCGAATGCGAAGATGGCCTACGCGCTCTTCCGCGAGCGCTTTGCGGGTCCGCGTTGGGACGCGCTCGCGGCCAAGGGCGCGCGGGTGCAGCGCCCGCTCTGGGCGAGCACCGGCACCAAGAACCCGGCATACTCCGATGTGAAGTACGTCGAGACCTTGATTGGCGCCGATACCGTGAACACGCTGCCGCCGGCCACGCTCGATGCATTCCGTGACCACGGCAAGGTGGCGCGCACGGTGGACACCAATGTGGCGGAGGCGCGCGCGCAGTTAGCGGCCATTGCGGCGCTGGGCATTGATCTCAGCGCGGTCACCGACCAGTTGCTCACCGAAGGGCTCGCCTCGTTTCAGAAGAGTTTTGATACACTCATCGCCGGCCTCGAAGGCAAGGCCAAGGCGCTGGGCCGTTCGGTGAACGCGTGA
- a CDS encoding HAD-IB family phosphatase yields the protein MTPRFASVILDVDSTLSGIEGIDWLAAHRSDALRVRVTKLTDDAMSGRVTLDSVYRERLDAVAPTLAECQTLGLAYRMKVAPGAADTVRAFLDAGVRVAVVSGGLYEAILPLAESLGIDEADVHAVRTFHDERGYYDGYDLRTALATESGKVTMAQLIALPRPLLAVGDGSTDLAMRTAGEADAFAAFTGFITRDAVVAGADHVVSSFAELRALVLGDAS from the coding sequence ATGACCCCGCGCTTTGCTTCGGTCATTCTGGATGTGGACTCGACCCTCTCTGGCATTGAAGGGATCGATTGGCTTGCCGCTCACCGGAGCGATGCGCTCCGAGTGCGCGTGACCAAACTCACCGACGACGCGATGTCGGGCCGCGTGACACTCGACAGCGTCTACCGCGAACGACTCGACGCCGTGGCGCCGACCCTCGCGGAATGCCAGACGTTGGGACTCGCGTATCGCATGAAGGTGGCACCTGGCGCGGCCGACACCGTGCGCGCCTTCCTCGACGCTGGGGTGCGCGTGGCAGTGGTGAGCGGCGGCTTGTATGAAGCGATTCTCCCGCTCGCCGAATCGCTGGGCATTGACGAGGCCGACGTGCACGCCGTGCGCACCTTTCACGACGAGCGCGGCTACTACGACGGCTATGACCTGCGGACGGCGCTGGCCACGGAGAGCGGAAAGGTGACGATGGCGCAACTCATTGCCCTCCCCCGACCACTGCTCGCCGTTGGCGACGGTAGCACCGATCTCGCGATGCGCACGGCGGGCGAAGCCGATGCCTTTGCGGCCTTCACGGGATTTATTACGCGTGACGCCGTCGTGGCGGGCGCCGATCACGTCGTGTCATCGTTCGCCGAACTGCGCGCCCTCGTTCTCGGCGACGCTAGCTGA
- a CDS encoding SRPBCC family protein, with protein sequence MESILSTSITVPLGRAEVFDFFANAENLGRVTPPELSFRIDSPTPVPMAEGTLIDYTIRLHGVPMRWRTRIAAWEPPDVFVDEQLKGPYAQWVHTHRLTEVPGGVRIDDTVRYALPLWPLSAVVHPLVRRQLRRIFTFRQETVASLLLGARAHLATIAPVRFS encoded by the coding sequence ATGGAAAGCATCTTGTCCACATCTATTACCGTCCCGCTCGGTCGCGCTGAAGTCTTTGACTTCTTTGCAAATGCCGAGAATCTCGGTCGCGTCACGCCGCCTGAACTTTCGTTCCGTATCGACTCGCCGACCCCGGTGCCGATGGCCGAGGGCACGCTGATTGACTACACGATTCGGCTGCACGGCGTGCCGATGCGCTGGCGTACGCGCATTGCGGCGTGGGAGCCGCCGGACGTGTTTGTGGACGAGCAGTTGAAGGGACCGTATGCGCAGTGGGTACACACGCATCGGTTGACCGAGGTTCCAGGCGGCGTGCGGATTGATGACACGGTCCGCTACGCGTTGCCGCTTTGGCCGCTGTCAGCCGTGGTGCATCCGCTTGTGCGGCGGCAGTTGCGACGGATCTTCACCTTCCGTCAGGAGACGGTGGCGTCACTGCTGCTTGGCGCTCGGGCGCACCTCGCCACGATTGCGCCGGTCCGCTTCAGCTAG
- a CDS encoding carboxypeptidase-like regulatory domain-containing protein, giving the protein MTLLALALPLRARAQIVRDQPLPASVSGKVTLADGRPVPDAEISIGGATIRIRSNGDGTFVFPSIAPGARMLGVRKVGFLPAVANILVKANATTTVDVELVPAPAQLDTVLVEAKVKILAGVVTDSSGYPLAGAIVDLVGAGHATTTSGPDGWFSFTNLRPGPLVVKGRKPGYEMGVVSLRFEDTRGIVLHLNLLDSLHTSATRLAELSGSSNFVEAAWADAQQRIVSRGGRAAVLSRQDLEPFDDLPLGQAVMRSPSSAMLVLDLQVVNSMACVLLDGRRIVGNLTLDSYDTSEVEMVELYPPGSESSGTIARYLRGAGCRPVQTTGSRRGPFYAVVWMR; this is encoded by the coding sequence GTGACTCTCCTCGCTCTCGCGTTGCCACTCCGTGCGCGCGCACAAATTGTGCGCGACCAACCGCTCCCCGCGAGCGTCTCGGGCAAGGTGACGCTCGCCGATGGTCGCCCGGTTCCAGACGCCGAAATCTCGATCGGTGGCGCCACCATTCGCATTCGAAGCAACGGGGACGGCACGTTCGTCTTTCCGTCGATCGCGCCCGGGGCTCGTATGCTCGGCGTCCGCAAAGTCGGGTTCCTGCCGGCGGTGGCCAACATTTTGGTGAAGGCCAACGCCACCACGACGGTCGATGTGGAACTCGTGCCGGCACCGGCGCAACTCGACACCGTGCTGGTGGAAGCCAAGGTGAAAATCTTGGCCGGTGTGGTGACCGATTCGAGCGGCTACCCGCTCGCGGGCGCAATCGTGGACTTGGTGGGCGCGGGGCACGCGACCACGACGTCCGGACCGGACGGCTGGTTCTCGTTTACGAACTTGCGCCCAGGCCCTCTGGTGGTGAAAGGCAGAAAGCCGGGGTACGAAATGGGAGTGGTGAGTCTGCGGTTCGAAGATACACGCGGCATCGTCCTCCATCTCAACCTGCTCGACAGCTTGCACACGTCGGCGACGCGCCTCGCCGAACTGAGCGGCAGTTCCAACTTCGTGGAGGCCGCGTGGGCCGATGCGCAGCAGCGGATTGTCTCGCGCGGTGGACGCGCGGCGGTGCTGTCGCGGCAAGATCTCGAGCCATTCGACGATCTCCCGCTGGGGCAGGCCGTGATGCGCTCGCCGAGTTCGGCGATGCTCGTGCTGGATCTCCAAGTCGTGAACAGCATGGCGTGCGTTCTGCTCGACGGCCGCCGCATCGTGGGCAACCTCACGCTCGATTCGTACGACACGAGCGAGGTGGAAATGGTGGAGCTGTACCCGCCGGGGAGCGAGAGCTCGGGGACGATCGCACGCTACTTGCGCGGCGCGGGATGCCGGCCAGTGCAAACGACAGGGTCGCGGCGCGGGCCGTTTTATGCAGTCGTGTGGATGCGCTGA
- a CDS encoding GNAT family N-acetyltransferase, with product MTASFQFRDIGPDEAAAYSRFARDIFVATYGPHYPAARLERHVRAAFSEAAQRQELLDARRTSIGVYTDDGAMAGFVVMHRSDTPPEVVGARPVEVERFYVGEAHHGAGLAMRLMNTALERATANGHDAVWLSVWRENARAIRFYEKAGFARAGRIEFLFGGEMELDTLMARTLP from the coding sequence ATGACAGCATCCTTCCAGTTTCGTGACATTGGCCCGGACGAGGCGGCCGCGTATTCGCGCTTTGCCCGCGACATCTTTGTGGCCACTTACGGCCCGCACTATCCGGCGGCTCGGCTCGAGCGACATGTGCGCGCCGCCTTCAGTGAAGCCGCGCAGCGGCAGGAACTGTTGGATGCGCGTCGGACGTCGATTGGCGTCTACACCGACGACGGCGCGATGGCAGGATTTGTGGTGATGCACCGCAGCGACACGCCGCCCGAAGTGGTGGGCGCTCGTCCCGTGGAGGTCGAGCGCTTCTATGTGGGCGAGGCGCATCACGGCGCTGGGCTGGCCATGCGCCTGATGAACACCGCCCTCGAGCGCGCGACTGCCAATGGGCACGACGCCGTCTGGCTCAGCGTGTGGCGCGAAAATGCGCGCGCGATTCGCTTTTACGAAAAGGCAGGCTTCGCGCGGGCTGGCCGAATTGAGTTTCTCTTTGGTGGCGAAATGGAACTCGACACCCTCATGGCGCGTACCCTTCCATAG
- a CDS encoding dipeptidase, producing MNLLRYAALLACAGSLSAQAPASKSAADALAHAKAILATTPLVDGHNDLPWAIRESKTAPRDVGAYDLHKTTPHQTDLARMTAGKLGGQFWSIYIPGEVKDSGFARIQLEQFDIARRIVAMYPEKLVAASTAADIRAAFKKGKVGSMLGLEGGHAIENSLGALRMYYDLGARYMTLTHNVTLDWADAALDSAKHNGLTPFGKEVVREMNRLGMLLDLSHVSPAVMSNALDVTESPVIFSHSSARAIVDHKRNVPDSILRRLPKNGGVVMVTFVPGFDSPAVFAHAAARTTAAADARRRLGTDAAAIARDMKTWDAAHPAPHATIGDVANHLDHIKKVAGPNHVGIGSDFDGVDDDLPDGLQSQADYPALFAELIVRGWSDADLRKLAGENVLRALGTAEKVAKRLQKERPPSTKTIDQLDRGPKM from the coding sequence ATGAACCTTCTTCGCTATGCCGCCCTGCTCGCCTGCGCCGGCTCCCTCAGCGCCCAGGCCCCCGCGTCGAAATCAGCGGCCGACGCCCTCGCTCACGCCAAGGCAATCCTCGCCACCACGCCCCTCGTGGACGGCCACAACGATCTGCCGTGGGCCATTCGCGAAAGCAAAACGGCGCCGCGCGACGTCGGGGCCTATGACCTCCACAAAACTACGCCGCACCAGACCGACCTCGCACGCATGACCGCGGGCAAGCTCGGCGGTCAGTTCTGGAGCATCTACATCCCGGGAGAAGTGAAGGACTCGGGCTTCGCGCGCATCCAGCTTGAGCAGTTCGACATCGCACGCCGCATTGTGGCGATGTACCCCGAGAAACTCGTCGCAGCCTCCACCGCCGCCGATATCCGCGCGGCATTCAAGAAGGGCAAGGTCGGCTCGATGCTCGGACTCGAAGGCGGACACGCCATTGAGAACTCACTCGGCGCCCTCCGCATGTACTACGACCTCGGCGCGCGCTACATGACGCTCACGCACAACGTCACGCTCGACTGGGCCGACGCCGCGCTCGACAGCGCCAAACACAACGGTCTCACGCCGTTCGGCAAGGAAGTCGTGCGCGAAATGAACCGGCTCGGCATGTTGCTCGATCTGTCGCACGTCTCACCGGCGGTCATGAGCAACGCGCTCGATGTCACCGAATCGCCGGTGATCTTCTCGCATTCGTCGGCGCGCGCGATCGTGGACCACAAGCGCAACGTGCCGGACTCGATTCTCCGTCGCCTCCCCAAGAATGGCGGCGTCGTGATGGTGACGTTCGTTCCAGGCTTTGATTCGCCGGCGGTGTTCGCACACGCTGCTGCCCGCACGACTGCAGCGGCCGATGCACGTCGTCGGCTCGGCACGGATGCCGCCGCGATCGCGCGTGACATGAAGACGTGGGACGCCGCACACCCCGCGCCGCACGCGACCATCGGGGACGTGGCGAATCATCTCGACCACATCAAAAAAGTGGCCGGCCCCAATCATGTGGGCATCGGGAGCGACTTCGACGGTGTGGACGATGATCTGCCAGACGGACTTCAGTCGCAGGCCGATTACCCCGCGCTGTTCGCCGAACTCATTGTGCGCGGCTGGAGCGATGCCGACCTGCGCAAACTCGCCGGCGAGAATGTACTCCGCGCGCTGGGCACCGCAGAGAAGGTGGCCAAGCGGCTCCAGAAGGAACGGCCGCCGTCCACGAAGACCATCGACCAGCTCGACCGCGGCCCCAAGATGTAA